A part of Syngnathoides biaculeatus isolate LvHL_M chromosome 21, ASM1980259v1, whole genome shotgun sequence genomic DNA contains:
- the si:dkey-19b23.7 gene encoding uncharacterized protein si:dkey-19b23.7 isoform X4 codes for MPRGDQKRQDVLLINPTYSSGLAFPGLRRVQSLRQQRAQQRQFFVQQQLPQPGQPDRLPDARARRQGAQQRGTSAAGLPQRARDGCALAGYMKYGRPHAWIRSNHERLASVRGADSVVRDRPVKLKSITDWQTGGIRVWDVVSELVSLCTVPLPSNPFALDMRYIQRLPVPERFLASGALLNFLETYAVCGNRDELHYDKVSLDRVAPPAVLEEVKPLRRLHVQTLLELQRLKKTPVDQDPPAEG; via the exons GGCTTCGCCGTGTCCAGAGCCTCCGCCAGCAGCGGGCCCAGCAGCGACAGTTCTTCGTCCAGCAGCAGCTCCCCCAGCCTGGCCAGCCGGACCGGCTCCCCGACGCCCGAGCCCGCCGCCAG GGAGCCCAGCAGCGAGGAACATCTGCTGCCGGCCTCCCCCAGCGAGCGAGAGATGGCTGTGCCT TGGCCGGCTACATGAAGTACGGCCGTCCTCACGCTTGGATTCGCTCCAACCACGAGCGCCTGGCCAGCGTCAGAGGCGCGGACTCCGTGGTCAGGGACAGGCCCGTAAAGCTCAAGTCCATCACAGACTGGCAAACTGGAG GTATTCGGGTGTGGGACGTGGTCAGCGAGCTGGTGAGTCTGTGCACGGTGCCCTTGCCCTCCAACCCGTTCGCCCTGGACATGCGCTACATCCAAAGGCTTCCCGTGCCCGAGCGCTTCCTCGCCAGCGGAGCGCTGCTCAACTTCCTGGAGACGTACGCCGTCTGCGGCAACCGCGACGAGTTGCACTACGACAAAG taagtCTGGACCGGGTTGCTCCCCCCGCAGTGCTGGAGGAGGTGAAGCCTCTGAGGCGTCTCCATGTCCAAACCCTCCTGGAGCTGCAGCGGCTGAAAAAGACGCCCGTCGACCAGGACCCGCCTGCTGAGGGCTGA
- the si:dkey-19b23.8 gene encoding uncharacterized protein si:dkey-19b23.8 gives MSLGAFHLMQTLKNSPAALRRRFRRDRTESLSHGDPLFKVHYLGTEKIFSLDREQARDAIGRLMAGVAGGKKLSKEHALVVRPRYVEVKELSTGRQLAKTYLRDIAYCAADDDRPNVFLYICKHHGQQLQCRVFWCDRAERALDMTGCLARSFQRALSDWQRDGSAAPSPSAEESAGSPAAKSATLPAGLGKVHWRKRGSVSRSPLRAITRRGSASDSWS, from the exons ATGTCCCTCGGCGCGTTCCACCTCATGCAGACTCTCAAGAACTCTCCCGCCGCGCTGCGCCGCCGATTCCGCCGCGACCGAACCGAGTCGCTGTCCCACGGCGACCCGCTCTTCAAGGTCCACTACCTGGGCACCGAGAAGATCTTCTCCCTGGACCGGGAGCAGGCGCGGGACGCCATCGGCCGGCTGATGGCGGGCGTGGCCGGCGGCAAGAAGCTGAGCAAAGAGCACGCCTTGGTGGTGCGGCCCCGCTACGTGGAGGTCAAGGAGCTGAGCACGGGCCGGCAGCTCGCCAAGACCTACTTGCGGGACATCGCGTACTGCGCCGCCGACGACGACCGCCCCAACGTCTTCCTGTACATCTGCAAGCACCACGGGCAGCAGCTGCAGTGCCGCGTGTTCTGGTGCGACCGGGCCGAGCGGGCGCTGGACATGACCGGCTGCCTGGCGCGCTCCTTCCAGCGCGCGCTGAGCGACTGGCAGCGGGACGGGAGTGCCGCGCCGTCGCCGAGCGCCGAGGAGTCCGCCGGCTCCCCTGCCGCCAAGAGCGCCACGCTTCCTGCCGGCCTGGGGAAAG TTCACTGGCGGAAGAGGGGGTCCGTGTCCCGAAGCCCCCTTCGAGCCATCACCAGACGAGGGTCCGCCTCCGACAGCTGGAGCTGA
- the tnfsf12 gene encoding tumor necrosis factor ligand superfamily member 12 has product MHRIAPRRRQLRTLWASLALLALSVAACSALFTAWTWRQTRDLSQSFHILQERLEQVNTQRKAIVQLILEKRELLVGQRVKRDGGTLRGKHGNGKKAASHFEITKVSSQQVGEGGVIKGWEERVLNMSKAVSYNKEEGTFIVEKPGVYFLFCQVLFNEQESQYVKLDVVTGGQRPQKLQCMEGYGTTPSAGPHPSHFLKPCQVSGLLRLDKGTELHTVTGPSFRLHTVGNPSASPHVFSIFKVN; this is encoded by the exons ATGCATCGGATCGCCCCGCGGCGGCGACAGCTCCGGACGCTGTGGGCTTCGCTGGCGCTGCTGGCTCTGTCCGTGGCCGCCTGCAGCGCCCTCTTCACGGCGTGGACCTGGCGCCAGACGCGGGACCTGTCCCAGTCCTTCCACATTCTCCAGGAGCGCCTCGAGCAG GTCAACACGCAGAGGAAGGCCATTGTGCAGCTCATTCTGGAGAAGCGAGAGCTCCTCGTCGGCCAGAGAGTGAAGCGAGACG ggggGACGCTACGCGGGAAGCACGGAAACGGCAAGAAAGCGGCGTCGCATTTCGAAA TCACTAAAGTCTCCTCCCAGCAAG TGGGAGAAGGAGGCGTGATCAAGGGCTGGGAGGAGCGCGTGCTGAACATGAGCAAAGCGGTGAGCTACAACAAGGAGGAAGGCACCTTCATCGTGGAGAAGCCGGGCGTCTACTTCCTCTTTTGTCAG GTCCTGTTCAACGAGCAGGAGTCCCAGTACGTCAAGCTGGACGTGGTGACGGGCGGCCAGAGGCCTCAGAAGCTGCAGTGCATGGAGGGCTACGGGACCACCCCGTCGGCCGGGCCGCACCCGTCGCACTTCCTGAAGCCGTGCCAGGTGTCGGGCCTCCTGCGCCTGGACAAGGGCACCGAGCTGCACACCGTCACGGGCCCGTCCTTCCGGCTGCACACGGTGGGGAACCCGTCGGCCTCGCCTCACgtcttcagcatcttcaaagtCAACtga